Proteins from a genomic interval of Rhodococcus rhodochrous:
- a CDS encoding FAD-dependent oxidoreductase, whose product MSTDLHPLPADSVSTWDHEADVVVAGYGIAGVSASIEAARAGADVLVLERTGGWGGAASLSGGIVYLGGGTPLQKALGFDDSPENMKAFMLAALGPGADEAKITEYCEGSVEHYEWLVDNGVVFKESFWGEPGWEIPGDDGLMYSGGENSAPFNEIATPAPRGHVPQMTDKRTGEKGGGYMLMQPLSQVAESLGVRAEYDVRVQRLIVDGDGRVVGLTAKQYGKDVHIRARRGVVLATGSFAYNKEMVESYAPQLSGRPGAAIEEHDGRAIRMAQALGADLAHMDATEVAFFGDPQLMARGILVNGRGQRYVPEDTYPGRIGQLTLLKNDNQAYLIIDEQAYEEGCAATSSTPFFRFRPKWVAETVAELESDMELPVGTLQATVEVYNRHAENGSDPVLGKKSEWVKPIGSPIAALDLRNCTAGFTLGGLRTSVNSEVLHVSGDPIPGLFAAGRCTSGVCAWGYASGTSLGDGSFFGRRAGLSAAKG is encoded by the coding sequence ATGAGCACCGATCTCCATCCCCTTCCCGCCGACAGCGTCTCCACCTGGGACCACGAAGCCGACGTCGTCGTCGCCGGTTACGGCATCGCCGGTGTCTCGGCGTCCATCGAGGCCGCCCGCGCCGGTGCCGACGTGCTCGTGCTCGAACGGACCGGCGGTTGGGGCGGTGCGGCCTCGCTGTCGGGCGGCATCGTCTACCTCGGCGGCGGCACCCCGCTGCAGAAGGCCCTCGGATTCGACGACTCGCCCGAGAACATGAAGGCGTTCATGCTCGCCGCGCTCGGGCCGGGCGCCGATGAAGCGAAGATCACCGAGTACTGCGAGGGCAGCGTCGAACACTACGAGTGGCTCGTGGACAACGGTGTGGTGTTCAAGGAGAGCTTCTGGGGCGAACCCGGGTGGGAGATCCCCGGTGACGACGGCCTGATGTACTCCGGCGGTGAGAACTCCGCGCCCTTCAACGAGATCGCCACGCCCGCCCCGCGCGGGCACGTCCCGCAGATGACCGACAAGCGCACCGGAGAGAAGGGCGGCGGGTACATGCTCATGCAGCCGCTCTCGCAGGTCGCCGAAAGCCTCGGTGTACGAGCCGAATACGACGTGCGGGTGCAGCGATTGATCGTCGACGGCGACGGACGTGTCGTGGGCCTGACGGCCAAGCAGTACGGCAAGGACGTCCACATCCGGGCCCGCCGCGGCGTCGTCCTCGCGACCGGCAGTTTCGCGTACAACAAGGAGATGGTCGAGTCGTACGCGCCGCAACTCAGCGGTCGCCCGGGTGCGGCGATCGAGGAGCACGACGGCCGCGCGATCCGCATGGCGCAGGCACTCGGCGCCGATCTCGCGCACATGGACGCCACCGAGGTCGCCTTCTTCGGCGACCCGCAATTGATGGCCCGCGGCATCCTCGTCAACGGCCGCGGTCAGCGGTACGTCCCCGAGGACACCTATCCGGGCCGTATCGGTCAGCTCACGCTGCTGAAGAACGACAACCAGGCCTATCTGATCATCGACGAACAGGCGTACGAGGAGGGTTGTGCGGCAACGAGTTCGACGCCCTTCTTCCGGTTCCGTCCGAAGTGGGTCGCAGAGACCGTCGCCGAACTCGAATCCGACATGGAGCTGCCGGTGGGGACGTTGCAGGCGACCGTCGAGGTCTACAACAGGCACGCCGAGAACGGCAGCGATCCGGTGCTGGGCAAGAAGAGCGAGTGGGTCAAGCCCATCGGCAGCCCGATCGCGGCGCTCGATCTGCGCAACTGCACAGCAGGTTTCACGCTCGGCGGTCTGCGCACCTCGGTGAACTCGGAGGTGCTGCACGTGTCCGGCGATCCGATCCCCGGCCTGTTCGCTGCGGGTCGCTGCACGTCGGGTGTGTGCGCGTGGGGGTATGCGAGCGGCACGTCGCTGGGCGACGGAAGCTTCTTCGGGCGTCGCGCCGGCCTGTCGGCTGCGAAAGGCTGA
- a CDS encoding TetR family transcriptional regulator, whose amino-acid sequence MTEQSTTETAGEESASTQTSRPALGSTRSPGAGLRPAQRARYMRIIASAEELASEGGYDAVQMRAVADRSGVALGTVYRYFPSKNHLLVVALVLEFETAAEAVTTAEIPGGSAAERLMGVLRGVMPRLSENPLRYDALIRAAMFADASSAPELDRLGEVLTRLFAQAAGIDIVTEEVLNAVRIIADVWMSALVAWVAGRQSVDDVLAHMDTAVTLVFDRLNRLQRAS is encoded by the coding sequence ATGACGGAGCAGTCGACGACGGAGACCGCGGGCGAGGAGTCGGCGTCGACGCAGACCTCGCGACCGGCCCTCGGGTCCACCCGGTCGCCCGGTGCGGGCCTGCGGCCGGCGCAGCGGGCGCGGTACATGCGGATCATCGCCTCCGCCGAGGAGCTCGCCTCGGAGGGCGGTTACGACGCCGTGCAGATGCGGGCTGTCGCAGACCGATCCGGTGTCGCTCTCGGTACGGTCTACCGCTACTTCCCGTCGAAGAACCACCTGCTCGTCGTGGCGCTCGTACTCGAATTCGAGACCGCCGCCGAAGCCGTGACCACCGCGGAGATCCCGGGCGGCAGTGCCGCCGAGCGCCTCATGGGCGTGCTGCGCGGGGTGATGCCGCGGCTGTCCGAGAACCCGCTGCGCTACGACGCGCTCATCCGGGCGGCGATGTTCGCCGACGCGTCCTCGGCGCCCGAACTCGACCGTCTCGGTGAGGTGCTCACGCGCCTGTTCGCGCAGGCGGCGGGCATCGACATCGTCACCGAAGAAGTACTCAACGCCGTGCGGATCATCGCCGACGTGTGGATGTCGGCGCTGGTCGCGTGGGTGGCCGGCCGGCAGTCGGTCGACGATGTGCTCGCACACATGGACACCGCCGTCACACTCGTGTTCGACCGGCTGAACCGACTGCAGCGGGCGAGCTGA
- a CDS encoding lysylphosphatidylglycerol synthase transmembrane domain-containing protein, which produces MTNETVTPEEPDDDGADESPNGENGPLTPKRRRYLKWIVGALLVVVLTVEIVLVWPELSDSVRGLGHLYWWWVLAAVCASMAEMSTFARVQRALLSAAGVKVSQRQSLSVALAANSMSVTLPGGPVVGTTFTYRQMRHWGASPVVSTWQLVMAGLLQAAGLALLGLVGALLVGASNNPFSLIFSIGGLLLLVVLIQYAAGNPGSFESIGLIALRSLNRLRKKPEQAGARAWRKIVGQLSAVQLDRPHAARAFGWSVSNWVCDGACLAFAAYAVGGAPSLAGIAVAYAAGTATSRAIPLLPAGLGVMDAVLVPALTASGMTGAQALSAVVVYRLISFVLVAAIGWIVFAFRYRNVGEEEDEDETPPDLRLWDDD; this is translated from the coding sequence ATGACGAACGAGACCGTGACACCCGAGGAGCCGGACGACGACGGAGCCGACGAGAGCCCGAACGGTGAGAACGGGCCGCTCACCCCGAAGCGACGCCGGTATCTCAAATGGATCGTCGGCGCGCTGCTCGTCGTGGTGCTCACCGTCGAGATCGTGCTCGTGTGGCCGGAGCTGTCCGACAGCGTCCGCGGCCTCGGACACCTGTACTGGTGGTGGGTCCTCGCGGCGGTGTGCGCGTCGATGGCGGAGATGTCGACCTTCGCACGGGTGCAGCGGGCGCTGCTGTCCGCGGCGGGTGTGAAGGTCTCACAACGGCAATCGCTTTCGGTGGCACTCGCGGCGAACTCCATGAGCGTGACCCTCCCGGGCGGACCGGTGGTCGGGACGACCTTCACCTACCGGCAGATGCGTCACTGGGGTGCCTCGCCGGTGGTGTCGACCTGGCAGCTGGTCATGGCCGGTCTCCTGCAGGCTGCCGGACTCGCCCTGCTGGGCCTCGTCGGCGCTCTGCTCGTCGGCGCCAGCAACAACCCGTTCTCACTGATCTTCTCGATCGGCGGCCTGTTGCTGCTGGTCGTGCTCATCCAGTACGCGGCGGGCAATCCGGGTTCGTTCGAATCGATCGGACTGATCGCCCTGAGGAGCCTGAATCGGCTGCGGAAGAAGCCCGAACAAGCGGGGGCGCGGGCGTGGCGGAAGATCGTCGGCCAGTTGAGCGCGGTGCAACTCGACCGTCCGCATGCGGCCCGTGCGTTCGGGTGGTCGGTGAGCAACTGGGTGTGCGACGGTGCGTGCCTGGCGTTCGCCGCGTACGCCGTCGGTGGCGCGCCGAGCCTGGCAGGGATCGCGGTGGCCTACGCGGCCGGGACCGCCACCAGCCGTGCCATCCCGCTACTCCCCGCCGGTCTGGGTGTCATGGACGCCGTGCTGGTCCCGGCGCTCACCGCCTCCGGCATGACCGGCGCGCAGGCCCTGTCGGCGGTGGTCGTCTACCGGTTGATCAGTTTCGTGCTCGTCGCTGCGATCGGCTGGATCGTTTTCGCATTCCGCTATCGGAACGTCGGCGAGGAGGAGGACGAGGACGAGACTCCCCCGGACCTGCGGCTCTGGGACGACGACTGA
- a CDS encoding methionine/alanine import family NSS transporter small subunit: protein MSTAAVAMMILALVTLWGGLLLSILHLRKHPDDPD from the coding sequence ATGAGCACAGCGGCAGTCGCCATGATGATTCTCGCCCTCGTCACGCTGTGGGGCGGTCTCCTGCTGAGCATCCTGCATCTGCGAAAGCATCCGGACGATCCGGACTGA
- a CDS encoding sodium-dependent transporter, with protein MNGGTRSVAQHEVTRKREVWSGRSVFIMAAIGSAVGLGNIWRFPYIAYENGGGAFLIPYLVALLTAGIPLLLVDYAIGHKFRGSPPLAFRRLRRGAEFIGWWQVLVCFVIGVYYAVIVAWAARYTFFSITEAWGDDPEGFFMSSFLNQDTDATFGLSFVPGVAWTLLLVWIATLAVLALGVQRGIGNANRFFVPLLVLLFGALVVRSLTLDGATTGLDAFFTPNWSALTDTGVWIAAYAQIFFSLSVAFGIMVTYASYLKRKTNLTGSGLVVGFSNSSFEVLAGIGVFSALGFMAQAQGVEVGEVVAGGIGLAFIAFPTIVSEMPGGPLFGVLFFGSLVFAGFTSMISIIQVTVSAFQDKTGLGRVPAVLAIGGVSAIVSLLLFPTTTGLNTLDVVDRFANQFGIVGVAFVALVVVAWIYRRLPELRDHLNSVSSFKVGTGWMVFTGIITPLVLGYMLFSEIRDRVRDGYGGLPDSLVTAFGWSVQAGVIILAVLLTFIPWRRGIDEEYELDENRPLASAQAPASSGDPSPGPDSSTGGTR; from the coding sequence ATGAATGGAGGGACGAGGTCCGTGGCACAGCACGAGGTCACACGTAAACGGGAGGTCTGGTCGGGCCGGTCGGTGTTCATCATGGCCGCAATCGGCTCGGCGGTCGGACTCGGCAACATCTGGCGCTTCCCGTACATCGCTTACGAGAACGGTGGTGGCGCATTCCTGATCCCGTATCTGGTCGCGCTGCTGACCGCGGGTATCCCCCTTCTCCTGGTCGACTACGCGATCGGGCACAAGTTCCGCGGCTCGCCGCCGCTGGCCTTCCGCAGACTGCGCCGCGGCGCCGAGTTCATCGGCTGGTGGCAGGTGCTGGTGTGCTTCGTCATCGGCGTGTACTACGCGGTGATCGTGGCTTGGGCCGCGCGGTACACCTTCTTCTCGATCACCGAGGCCTGGGGCGACGATCCCGAAGGCTTCTTCATGAGTTCGTTCCTGAACCAGGACACCGATGCGACCTTCGGCCTGAGCTTCGTGCCGGGCGTCGCGTGGACGCTGCTGCTGGTCTGGATCGCGACGCTCGCGGTGCTCGCTCTCGGCGTCCAGCGCGGTATCGGCAACGCCAACCGGTTCTTCGTGCCGTTGCTGGTCCTGCTGTTCGGTGCGCTCGTCGTCCGGTCGCTGACCCTCGACGGCGCGACCACCGGTCTCGATGCGTTCTTCACCCCGAACTGGTCGGCGTTGACCGACACCGGGGTGTGGATCGCGGCGTACGCGCAGATCTTCTTCTCGCTGTCCGTCGCCTTCGGCATCATGGTGACCTACGCGTCGTACCTCAAGCGCAAGACGAACCTCACCGGTTCGGGTCTCGTGGTCGGGTTCTCGAACTCGAGCTTCGAGGTGCTCGCCGGCATCGGTGTCTTCTCCGCTCTCGGCTTCATGGCCCAGGCGCAAGGCGTCGAGGTCGGTGAGGTGGTCGCCGGCGGTATCGGTCTCGCCTTCATCGCCTTCCCGACGATCGTCTCGGAGATGCCCGGCGGCCCGCTCTTCGGTGTGCTGTTCTTCGGCTCGCTGGTCTTCGCCGGATTCACGTCGATGATCAGCATCATCCAGGTGACCGTTTCGGCCTTCCAGGACAAGACGGGCCTCGGCCGGGTGCCTGCCGTTCTCGCCATCGGTGGTGTGTCGGCGATCGTGTCGCTGCTGCTCTTCCCCACCACCACCGGCCTGAACACCCTCGACGTGGTGGACCGCTTCGCGAACCAGTTCGGCATCGTGGGTGTCGCCTTCGTGGCGCTCGTGGTGGTCGCGTGGATCTATCGTCGTCTGCCCGAACTCCGCGACCACCTCAACTCGGTGTCGTCGTTCAAGGTCGGCACGGGCTGGATGGTGTTCACGGGCATCATCACCCCGCTCGTCCTCGGCTACATGCTGTTCAGCGAGATCCGCGACCGTGTCCGCGACGGCTACGGCGGTCTTCCCGACAGCCTGGTCACGGCCTTCGGGTGGAGCGTGCAGGCCGGCGTGATCATCCTCGCCGTCCTCCTGACGTTCATCCCGTGGCGCAGGGGAATCGACGAGGAATACGAGCTGGACGAAAACCGTCCGCTCGCGTCCGCCCAGGCGCCTGCTTCGTCCGGCGATCCCTCGCCCGGACCCGACTCGTCCACCGGAGGTACCCGATGA
- a CDS encoding GMC oxidoreductase — MNSALSRRTFLRGTVVGGAAVAALSLSPIPRARAEVTEERHRAVVVGSGFGGAITALHLGRAGVQTLVLERGIRWPTGPNAETFPHMLQPDRRMSWLSPAPVMTGTPPIPTEPFTGLIERVPGNGMDVMCGAGVGGSSLAYHGMTVQPDGQRFSDSVSSRIDYDLLASDHYRRVARVLRVATIPDDLLDHDRYRSSRQFLDRAGSQGYDTFRVPMCIDWDFARRELTGELKPSYTTGDVIYGVNNGGKFSVDVTYLAEAERTGHVTVAPLHRVGDIERAPDGTWIVHVDRIHTDGMVLERKRILAQSLFLGAGSAGTTRLLVKAKAKGLVPDLPDGVGTGWGNNGDRVFAVTSPLVSPGDHQGGPACVGMRDYTDPAGPLMIVTGPVPFPVDVGTTTMIGLGIVDGRGVWHYDAGRDDAVLNWDQAYDRELTRAIEARIRRIAGPASIVVDVNAVDINTFHPLGGAPFGTVCDDAGRVHDQPGLYVVDGAKIPGSTGACNPSMTIAALAEYGADRIVSRDLDRVF; from the coding sequence GTGAATAGTGCGCTGTCCCGCCGTACCTTCCTGCGGGGAACCGTCGTCGGCGGTGCGGCCGTTGCCGCGTTGTCGTTGTCCCCGATCCCACGCGCACGCGCCGAGGTCACCGAGGAGCGCCATCGGGCGGTCGTCGTGGGCAGCGGATTCGGCGGTGCGATCACCGCGCTGCATCTCGGCCGGGCCGGTGTGCAGACGCTCGTCCTCGAACGTGGGATCCGCTGGCCCACCGGGCCGAACGCCGAGACGTTCCCTCACATGCTGCAACCGGACCGGCGGATGTCGTGGTTGTCGCCCGCCCCGGTGATGACCGGTACTCCGCCGATCCCGACCGAACCGTTCACCGGGCTCATCGAACGGGTTCCGGGGAACGGTATGGACGTCATGTGCGGCGCGGGGGTCGGCGGGAGTTCGCTGGCCTATCACGGCATGACCGTGCAACCCGACGGGCAGCGATTCTCCGATTCGGTGTCCTCGCGTATCGACTACGACCTGCTGGCCTCCGACCACTATCGGCGGGTGGCACGGGTGCTGAGGGTCGCGACCATTCCGGACGATCTGCTCGACCACGATCGGTACCGGTCCTCACGCCAGTTCCTGGACCGTGCAGGTTCGCAGGGCTACGACACCTTCAGAGTGCCGATGTGCATCGACTGGGACTTCGCGCGACGGGAGCTGACCGGGGAACTGAAACCGTCCTACACGACGGGCGACGTCATCTACGGAGTCAACAACGGCGGTAAGTTCTCGGTCGACGTCACCTATCTCGCCGAGGCGGAACGCACGGGGCACGTCACGGTCGCGCCGCTGCACCGGGTCGGCGACATCGAGCGTGCTCCGGACGGCACCTGGATCGTGCACGTGGACCGGATCCACACGGACGGAATGGTTCTCGAACGCAAGCGGATCCTCGCACAGTCGCTGTTCCTCGGTGCCGGATCGGCCGGCACGACCCGTCTCCTCGTGAAGGCGAAGGCGAAGGGGCTCGTCCCCGATCTTCCCGACGGCGTCGGAACGGGATGGGGCAACAACGGCGACCGGGTGTTCGCCGTGACGAGCCCGCTCGTCAGTCCCGGCGACCATCAGGGCGGGCCCGCCTGTGTGGGTATGCGCGACTACACCGATCCCGCCGGCCCGTTGATGATCGTCACCGGCCCGGTGCCGTTCCCCGTCGATGTGGGAACGACCACGATGATCGGTCTGGGGATCGTCGACGGCCGAGGAGTCTGGCACTACGACGCCGGCCGCGACGATGCGGTCCTGAACTGGGATCAGGCCTACGACCGGGAACTCACCCGCGCCATCGAGGCCCGCATCCGGCGGATCGCGGGACCGGCCTCGATCGTCGTCGACGTCAACGCCGTCGACATCAACACCTTCCATCCGCTCGGTGGTGCGCCGTTCGGGACGGTGTGCGACGACGCCGGTCGCGTGCACGACCAGCCCGGCCTGTATGTGGTGGACGGCGCGAAGATTCCGGGATCGACCGGGGCGTGCAATCCGTCGATGACGATCGCGGCGCTCGCCGAGTACGGCGCCGATCGGATCGTCTCTCGCGACCTGGATCGCGTGTTCTGA
- a CDS encoding LLM class F420-dependent oxidoreductase, with the protein MRHGITLFTSDRGIRPEVAASTAESRGFDSFYVPEHTHIPIRRESAHPGTGNETLPDDRYMRTLDPWVALGLAAAVTSTIKLGTSVALPLEHDPITLAKTIASLDHLSGGRVNFGVGFGWNAEELADHGVPPKKKRTAMRQYLEAMQALWTEEEASYEGDFVAFGPSWAWPKPVQQPRPPIFLGAGSTDRNFDWIVRHTDGWITTPTENNVVDNVARLHKAWADAGRAGTPEILALAGRHDAEQLRIWEDSGVTEVIFGLPDRPQDDVVAYIDRLASKLDH; encoded by the coding sequence GTGCGCCACGGAATCACCCTGTTCACGAGCGACCGGGGAATCCGGCCCGAAGTCGCTGCCTCGACCGCGGAGAGTCGCGGTTTCGACAGTTTCTATGTGCCCGAACACACTCACATCCCGATCCGTCGCGAATCCGCGCATCCGGGAACGGGCAACGAGACCCTTCCCGACGACCGCTACATGCGCACCCTCGATCCGTGGGTGGCGCTCGGACTCGCAGCCGCGGTGACGTCGACGATCAAGTTGGGCACCTCCGTCGCACTGCCCCTCGAGCACGACCCCATCACGCTCGCCAAGACCATCGCGAGCCTCGATCACCTTTCCGGCGGCCGGGTGAACTTCGGTGTCGGATTCGGTTGGAACGCCGAGGAACTCGCCGACCACGGCGTACCGCCGAAGAAGAAGCGCACCGCGATGCGCCAGTATCTCGAAGCGATGCAGGCGCTGTGGACCGAGGAAGAGGCCTCCTACGAGGGAGACTTCGTCGCGTTCGGGCCGAGCTGGGCGTGGCCGAAACCTGTGCAGCAGCCACGGCCCCCGATCTTCCTCGGCGCCGGTTCCACCGACCGCAACTTCGACTGGATCGTCCGCCACACCGACGGGTGGATCACCACACCCACGGAGAACAACGTCGTCGACAACGTCGCGCGCCTCCACAAGGCCTGGGCCGATGCCGGCCGTGCAGGGACTCCCGAGATCCTCGCCCTGGCAGGCCGTCACGACGCCGAGCAACTGAGGATCTGGGAGGACTCCGGGGTCACCGAGGTGATCTTCGGCCTGCCCGACCGTCCCCAGGACGACGTCGTCGCGTACATCGACCGACTCGCCTCGAAACTCGACCACTGA
- a CDS encoding HAD-IB family hydrolase — protein MNLEQALERVRTGPQGPEVAAFFDFDGTIVHGFSGVHFFRDRVLAGKVSASELAATMINGIRGTETEEDFERFVAIAFKAWRGHTEDELYEIGRRLFMTTIAGHLYPEAWQLIGAHQNAGHTVVIASSASRYQIQAAGDALGVEHILFTPLEVENGVLTGRVDGKSLWRSGKAEAARNFVETHGIDAEASYTYSNGGEDVDFLAFAGNPTATNPDRTLTRVAIERDWPIMRFRPRGTPGARELVRTAAAYGGMFGSVWTGLGLGLINRSRKTALDSIISIGTEVSLALAGVDVRIVGEANAWAARPAVFIFNHQSQLDPVVLAKVLRQDFTGVTKKEMANDPLFGPLLRFVGATFVDRTNTERAVAALGPVVDTLREGTSIVIAPEGTRSLTPAIGRFKKGAFHIAMQAGVPIVPVVIRNAGEILWKHSTLLRSGTVDVAVLEPIDVSGWSRENLGEHIAEVEDLYRRTLSSWPTE, from the coding sequence GTGAACCTCGAGCAGGCCCTCGAACGGGTGCGCACGGGTCCACAGGGACCCGAAGTGGCGGCCTTCTTCGATTTCGACGGCACCATCGTGCACGGCTTCTCCGGTGTCCACTTCTTCCGCGACCGGGTGCTGGCCGGGAAGGTCTCCGCATCCGAACTGGCCGCGACGATGATCAACGGGATCCGCGGGACGGAGACCGAGGAGGACTTCGAACGCTTCGTCGCGATCGCCTTCAAGGCGTGGCGCGGTCACACCGAGGACGAGCTCTACGAGATCGGCCGCCGGTTGTTCATGACGACGATCGCGGGACACCTGTATCCGGAGGCGTGGCAACTCATCGGCGCACACCAGAACGCGGGCCACACGGTGGTGATCGCCTCGTCGGCGTCCCGCTACCAGATCCAGGCCGCCGGGGACGCGCTGGGCGTCGAGCACATCCTGTTCACCCCGCTCGAGGTCGAGAACGGTGTGCTCACCGGTCGGGTTGACGGGAAATCGTTGTGGCGCAGCGGCAAAGCGGAGGCGGCACGCAATTTCGTCGAGACACACGGCATCGACGCCGAGGCCAGCTACACCTATTCCAACGGTGGTGAGGACGTGGATTTCCTGGCCTTCGCCGGCAACCCCACCGCCACGAATCCCGATCGCACTCTCACCCGCGTCGCCATCGAACGCGACTGGCCGATCATGCGGTTCCGGCCGCGCGGCACGCCGGGCGCCCGCGAACTCGTCCGCACCGCCGCCGCCTACGGCGGAATGTTCGGCTCGGTGTGGACGGGTCTCGGACTCGGCCTGATCAACCGCAGCCGCAAGACCGCGCTGGACTCGATCATCAGCATCGGCACCGAGGTTTCCCTGGCCCTGGCCGGAGTGGACGTACGCATCGTCGGGGAAGCGAATGCGTGGGCCGCCCGGCCGGCGGTGTTCATCTTCAACCACCAGAGTCAGCTCGACCCGGTGGTGCTGGCCAAGGTCCTGAGGCAGGACTTCACGGGTGTGACGAAGAAGGAGATGGCCAACGACCCGCTGTTCGGGCCGCTCCTGCGGTTCGTCGGCGCCACTTTCGTCGACCGCACGAACACCGAACGGGCGGTAGCGGCGCTCGGACCCGTCGTCGACACCCTCCGCGAGGGGACGTCGATCGTCATCGCCCCCGAAGGCACGCGCTCGCTGACCCCGGCGATCGGCAGGTTCAAGAAGGGTGCCTTCCACATCGCGATGCAGGCCGGTGTGCCGATCGTGCCGGTCGTGATCCGCAACGCCGGCGAGATCCTGTGGAAGCACTCGACTCTGCTGCGGTCGGGCACCGTCGACGTGGCGGTGCTCGAACCGATCGACGTGAGCGGCTGGTCACGGGAGAACCTCGGCGAGCACATCGCCGAGGTCGAGGACCTCTACCGCCGCACGCTGTCGAGCTGGCCCACCGAATAG